The Drosophila nasuta strain 15112-1781.00 chromosome 2L, ASM2355853v1, whole genome shotgun sequence genome window below encodes:
- the LOC132798231 gene encoding uncharacterized protein LOC132798231, with amino-acid sequence MSEKKLPSVDEDDNEPEDEAALQEALREMVKIPDIESRHKQPTKRHQTTEVPASRNSTPSKQQKWSKQAVAGVQYSNSNKDATEASCSRAHKQDENPNPIQKRSETWSDRLKKSTKRLQSEIHLKSSKPRIPEASKDSDYLQMPSPSQLLETSIEHPLLDQHLKMTRIEAAAKPKSNNPTRGAFKHMVSTQTPHTSAANAATWTDDELLSAPDALKQQMDTRQSGIINILTGPFRKSLNVAPSVNDAELITLEPQERLTPGKIFKNLPTFGRARNPIQPTTEDVKRILKEALVENESDKAAVNEGASLAEAASQEEVSASVSTEAAKDRVKPVPAEKIEEILIEAAVEDAEIQKISIQDSTLGSATEANKELITLVEVFAGRTAKEAARAPDADSLAISTPSTVSSITPKTSEATVIEDAVIDADLSAEQVQDDVTNSLSTAFKRFLVLPFGGERVAAAEAATNELTPHTIILMPHDLQHALAVEQQQQVKLEQNVQVEREAFEHEPLQHSDSIQTMTIHGRESHITTSHDYCQRGQRTPGVDKTAVRKLIVACILCVFFMICEIIGGLLSNSLAIATDAAHLLTDLAGFLISLFALYLAGRASTNRFNFGWHRAEVISALMSVYFIWVITGVLVWIAIQRMMSGAHEVDAVIMLITSLLAIVVNVIMAVQLSHGHSHGQREVSELNRQSHLKLQASHPFIADTSVRSEELLSPSVKEQHLLPASISAVQQQKKQNINVRAAIVHVIGDIVQSVGVFLAACIIFFKPEWAVIDSICTFIFSIIVLFVTYGILRDVMMVLMEATPDYMDYGEVQKLFLSIEGVERVHNLRIWALSIDKLALSAHLAILADADPHRILEESKTLIHKRYNFYETTIQVEIYQPELHENDHSPNLPKGDALKHPKDVGTDNPNLIEDATKEKDQTLKEFHSTEEIKIVENSDKPHS; translated from the coding sequence ATGAGTGAGAAGAAACTGCCTAGCGTCGACGAGGATGATAATGAACCTGAGGATGAGGCTGCCTTGCAAGAGGCATTGCGGGAGATGGTCAAGATACCGGACATTGAATCGCGACACAAGCAGCCAACAAAACGTCACCAAACAACTGAGGTGCCTGCGTCTCGCAACTCGACGccaagcaagcaacaaaagtGGTCAAAGCAGGCTGTAGCTGGTGTCCaatacagcaacagcaataaagaCGCTACAGAGGCTTCTTGCAGTCGAGCACATAAACAAGATGAGAACCCGAATCCGATACAGAAGCGCTCCGAAACCTGGTCGGATCGCCTTAAGAAATCGACGAAGCGCTTGCAGTCTGAAATCCATTTGAAGTCCAGTAAGCCGCGTATTCCAGAAGCGTCCAAGGATTCAGATTATTTGCAAATGCCCTCGCCTTCCCAATTGCTCGAGACGAGCATCGAGCATCCATTGTTGGATCAACACTTGAAGATGACGCGCATTgaggcggcagccaaacccaAATCGAATAATCCAACTCGTGGTGCATTCAAGCACATGGTCAGCACTCAGACGCCACATACTTCTGCGGCTAATGCTGCCACCTGGACGGATGATGAACTACTGTCAGCTCCAGACGCGCTCAAACAACAGATGGACACGCGGCAGTCGGGCATCATCAACATATTGACGGGACCATTTCGCAAGTCGTTAAATGTCGCGCCTAGTGTCAACGATGCGGAGCTGATCACACTGGAACCACAGGAACGCTTGACGCCTGGCAAAATCTTTAAGAATTTGCCCACATTTGGACGTGCTCGCAATCCAATTCAGCCAACAACTGAGGATGTAAAACGAATTTTGAAAGAAGCACTTGTGGAAAATGAATCGGATAAAGCAGCTGTAAATGAAGGTGCCTCTTTAGCTGAAGCAGCTTCACAGGAGGAAGTTTCGGCTTCTGTTTCAACTGAAGCCGCAAAAGATCGAGTAAAACCAGTTCCCGCGGAGAAAATCGAAGAAATTCTTATAGAAGCTGCAGTCGAAGATGCAGAAATTCAAAAGATTTCTATACAAGATTCAACGCTTGGTTCTGCAACTGAAGCTAACAAGGAGCTGATAACTTTGGTTGAAGTTTTTGCTGGGCGAACAGCTAAGGAAGCTGCTCGCGCTCCAGATGCAGATAGTTTGGCAATCAGCACACCCAGCACCGTCTCTTCAATAACGCCCAAAACCAGTGAAGCCACTGTGATTGAGGATGCTGTAATAGATGCAGATCTTTCGGCGGAGCAGGTTCAAGACGACGTAACAAATTCGTTGTCTACTGCCTTCAAGCGTTTTCTAGTGCTGCCCTTTGGTGGAGAACGTGTAGCTGCCGCCGAAGCTGCCACAAATGAACTGACGCCACATACCATCATTCTGATGCCGCACGATCTGCAGCACGCCTTGGCCgtggagcagcaacaacaggtgAAACTGGAGCAAAATGTGCAAGTGGAGCGAGAGGCATTCGAGCATGAGCCACTGCAGCACTCGGATTCAATACAAACGATGACAATACACGGAAGGGAGTCGCATATAACCACCAGCCATGATTACTGTCAGCGTGGACAGCGCACGCCGGGCGTGGACAAGACGGCAGTCCGCAAGCTGATTGTGGCCTGCATTCTGTGCGTCTTCTTTATGATCTGCGAGATTATTGGCGGCTTGCTCTCAAACAGCTTGGCCATTGCCACAGATGCAGCGCATTTGCTCACCGATTTGGCTGGCTTCCTGATCTCACTGTTTGCTCTTTATCTTGCTGGACGCGCCTCGACGAATCGCTTCAATTTCGGCTGGCATCGAGCTGAAGTCATAAGCGCCTTGATGTCTGTCTACTTTATTTGGGTAATCACTGGCGTGCTTGTCTGGATTGCTATACAGCGCATGATGTCGGGTGCCCATGAGGTGGATGCGGTCATTATGCTCATCACCTCGCTGCTGGCAATTGTGGTGAACGTGATCATGGCAGTGCAGCTGAGTCATGGCCACTCGCATGGCCAACGCGAAGTGAGCGAACTGAATCGTCAAAGTCACCTAAAGCTGCAAGCATCACATCCATTTATCGCAGATACTTCTGTCAGAAGCGAAGAGCTCCTAAGTCCCTCTGTGAAAGAACAACATCTGTTGCCCGCTTCGATCTCTGCGGTCCAACAgcagaaaaagcaaaacattaaTGTCCGAGCTGCCATCGTTCATGTGATTGGCGACATTGTACAAAGTGTGGGCGTCTTTCTTGCCGCCTGCATCATCTTCTTTAAACCCGAATGGGCTGTCATCGATTCGATTTGCACGTTCATCTTCTCAATTATTGTGCTCTTCGTTACCTACGGCATATTGCGGGATGTCATGATGGTGCTCATGGAGGCGACGCCTGATTACATGGACTATGGCGAGGTGCAGAAACTATTCCTCAGCATAGAAGGCGTCGAGCGTGTGCACAACTTGCGCATCTGGGCGCTTAGTATTGATAAATTAGCGCTTTCTGCTCATCTGGCAATACTTGCGGATGCGGATCCACATCGCATCCTGGAAGAGTCGAAAACATTAATACACAAACGCTACAACTTCTATGAGACAACCATTCAAGTGGAGATTTATCAGCCGGAATTGCACGAGAATGATCATTCCCCAAACTTGCCCAAAGGTGATGCTCTAAAGCATCCCAAAGATGTTGGCACGGACAATCCAAATCTCATTGAGGATGCCACCAAGGAGAAAGATCAGACACTGAAGGAATTCCACTCGACAGAGGAGATAAAAATCGTTGAGAATTCTGACAAACCTCATTCATAA